The following coding sequences are from one Candidatus Falkowbacteria bacterium window:
- the murA gene encoding UDP-N-acetylglucosamine 1-carboxyvinyltransferase: MSSFIIQGGNLLKGEITVSGAKNAALKIIAASLLSEEKITINNVPDIEEINRLLELCEFAGSKVERSNGQIVMQTSKITQTDLNPELVNKIRASILLIGPILLRQGEVRLPHPGGCAIGQRPIDIFIDGFRKFGAEVRENQDHYHFRADKLVGMNFVFPKISVTATEVLMMTATLAEGKTILKNAACEPEIPELAEYLNSCGAKISGAGTHTITIEGVDKLTADVYEVLPDRVEAGSFAILGALCGDPIRVTNCRPDHLEALWAMFDKMGVDYELGEDWVEVCKTKDLEAVDIVTHEYPGFITDLQQPFTVLLTQAEGMCLVHETIFEGRLFYTDKLKQMGANIIMCDPHRVIVSGPSKLYGRHLESPDLRAGFALLLAGLMAEGQTVIDNIYQIDRGYQKIEERLSKLGAKIIRSK, encoded by the coding sequence ATGTCAAGTTTTATCATTCAAGGAGGTAACCTGCTAAAAGGTGAAATTACCGTTAGTGGAGCCAAAAATGCAGCTTTGAAAATCATTGCCGCTAGTTTATTATCTGAAGAAAAAATTACAATTAATAATGTCCCAGATATTGAAGAAATTAATCGTCTTCTCGAATTGTGTGAATTTGCTGGTAGTAAGGTTGAACGAAGTAATGGTCAGATTGTAATGCAAACTTCAAAAATTACTCAAACAGATTTAAATCCAGAGTTGGTTAATAAAATAAGAGCTTCAATTCTTTTGATTGGGCCAATTTTATTACGTCAGGGCGAAGTTAGATTACCTCACCCTGGTGGTTGCGCAATTGGGCAACGTCCAATTGATATTTTCATTGATGGATTTCGTAAGTTTGGTGCAGAAGTAAGAGAAAATCAAGATCATTACCATTTTAGAGCTGATAAACTTGTTGGTATGAATTTTGTTTTTCCAAAGATTTCAGTTACTGCTACAGAAGTTTTAATGATGACTGCAACTTTAGCAGAAGGTAAAACGATTTTGAAAAATGCAGCTTGTGAGCCAGAAATTCCGGAGTTAGCGGAATATTTAAATAGTTGTGGTGCAAAAATCAGTGGAGCTGGCACTCATACAATTACGATTGAAGGTGTTGATAAATTAACTGCAGATGTTTACGAGGTTTTGCCTGATCGTGTTGAAGCTGGTAGTTTTGCAATTCTTGGAGCATTGTGTGGTGATCCAATTCGAGTTACAAATTGTCGACCAGATCACTTGGAAGCTTTGTGGGCAATGTTTGATAAAATGGGTGTTGATTATGAGTTAGGAGAAGATTGGGTGGAAGTTTGTAAAACTAAGGATCTTGAAGCAGTTGATATTGTTACACATGAATACCCAGGTTTTATAACAGATCTGCAACAGCCTTTCACAGTTTTATTGACTCAAGCTGAGGGAATGTGTTTGGTTCATGAAACAATTTTTGAAGGACGATTATTTTACACTGATAAATTAAAACAAATGGGTGCTAATATAATTATGTGTGATCCACATCGGGTTATTGTAAGTGGGCCGAGTAAACTGTATGGCAGACATTTGGAAAGTCCGGATTTGCGAGCAGGTTTTGCATTGCTTTTAGCTGGTCTGATGGCAGAAGGGCAGACAGTTATTGATAATATTTACCAAATAGATCGAGGTTACCAAAAAATTGAAGAACGTTTATCAAAATTAGGCGCTAAAATTATTAGAAGTAAATAA
- a CDS encoding CDP-alcohol phosphatidyltransferase family protein, which produces MENKEQIVFAPYDRILKYALPLVPKSVKPNHLTFIRLIFSPILIVLLVGDEFLIAIILFVILAITDMLDGTLARLRNQITDWGKIWDPIADKLLIGIVVATLLLQINLNLTILLLAFELAFILGGAFSRMKQIEVMANVWGKIKMNLQCFGAGFLMLGFMLNIGLLIFLAQVLLYTSIGFASLSMLKKGI; this is translated from the coding sequence ATGGAGAACAAAGAGCAGATTGTATTTGCTCCATACGATCGGATTTTAAAATATGCTCTTCCGCTCGTACCAAAAAGTGTTAAGCCTAACCACCTAACGTTTATTCGGTTAATTTTTTCTCCCATCTTAATTGTTTTATTGGTGGGAGACGAATTTCTGATAGCTATAATTCTATTTGTGATTTTAGCTATCACCGACATGCTAGATGGGACGTTAGCTCGCTTGCGTAATCAGATTACTGATTGGGGAAAAATATGGGATCCGATCGCGGACAAATTATTGATTGGAATTGTAGTAGCAACTTTATTGCTACAGATTAATCTGAATTTAACTATTTTATTGCTAGCCTTTGAGCTGGCTTTTATTTTGGGCGGAGCTTTTAGTCGAATGAAGCAGATAGAAGTGATGGCCAATGTTTGGGGTAAAATCAAAATGAATTTACAGTGTTTTGGTGCTGGCTTTTTGATGTTGGGTTTTATGTTAAATATAGGTTTACTGATTTTCTTGGCTCAGGTTTTACTATACACCAGTATCGGTTTTGCTTCTCTCAGTATGTTGAAAAAAGGAATATAA
- a CDS encoding S41 family peptidase, with the protein METIENKNVGQLDPTGRRLIQPKTKTKKSIVVSIVIVVLCILFFSGGYVFGKISEGKINFKVDPEYYKATKLSKLFDNRLVEQVWTILQTEYVDKDTLEEKELFYNALEGFVEGAGDPYTVLLDPELSKEFEQQIAGEFEGIGAQIGIRDEIVTVIAPLSGTPADKAGLLAGDKIYAVDGQEVMGMNLDKVVRLIRGPKGSQVTLLIVRGSGDAQDVIITRGVIELKSVKWDYRSDGIMYIELSAFNEDTLELFSDLEAEVAKVNPKGLVLDMRNNPGGLLNVALDISSYWIEKDKLLLTEKFGDGREIQYNAGNSTPFAKYETVALINQGSASGSEIVAGVLQEYEIAKIYGEKSYGKGSVQSVRKLPDGSSLKVTVAKWLTPLGRSINDEGIAPDVEVEITSEDYLEEKDPQLDEAIKQFK; encoded by the coding sequence ATGGAGACAATCGAAAATAAAAATGTAGGCCAGCTGGATCCAACCGGACGAAGATTGATACAACCAAAAACCAAAACAAAAAAAAGTATTGTAGTTAGCATAGTGATTGTTGTTTTATGTATTTTGTTCTTTTCTGGTGGTTATGTTTTTGGAAAAATTAGTGAAGGTAAAATTAATTTTAAAGTGGACCCTGAATATTATAAAGCAACCAAATTATCCAAATTGTTTGATAATCGTTTAGTTGAACAAGTTTGGACAATATTACAAACTGAATATGTTGACAAGGACACTTTGGAGGAAAAAGAACTTTTTTATAATGCTCTTGAAGGATTTGTTGAGGGAGCTGGAGATCCATATACCGTTTTGTTAGATCCCGAATTGTCGAAAGAATTTGAACAACAAATCGCAGGTGAATTTGAAGGTATTGGCGCGCAAATTGGCATACGAGATGAGATTGTTACTGTTATTGCTCCGCTGTCAGGTACGCCAGCCGATAAAGCTGGTTTACTAGCTGGTGACAAAATTTACGCTGTCGATGGTCAGGAGGTTATGGGAATGAATTTAGACAAGGTAGTTAGATTAATTCGAGGACCAAAGGGGTCACAAGTAACACTTCTCATAGTTAGAGGGAGTGGGGATGCTCAAGATGTTATCATTACCCGTGGTGTAATTGAATTGAAAAGCGTTAAATGGGACTATCGTTCGGATGGTATAATGTACATTGAATTAAGTGCTTTTAATGAAGATACTTTGGAGCTATTCTCTGATTTAGAGGCAGAAGTAGCAAAGGTTAATCCGAAAGGGTTGGTATTGGATATGCGTAATAATCCAGGAGGATTGCTTAACGTGGCCCTAGATATTTCTTCTTACTGGATAGAGAAAGATAAATTGTTGTTAACTGAAAAATTTGGTGATGGCAGAGAAATTCAATACAATGCTGGTAATTCAACTCCATTTGCTAAATATGAAACAGTAGCGTTGATTAATCAAGGTAGTGCTTCAGGATCTGAAATCGTTGCTGGTGTATTGCAAGAATATGAAATTGCCAAAATCTATGGTGAAAAAAGTTATGGCAAGGGATCAGTTCAGTCTGTGAGAAAATTACCAGACGGGTCTTCACTGAAAGTAACAGTCGCCAAATGGTTAACTCCGCTGGGTCGAAGTATTAATGACGAAGGAATCGCACCAGATGTTGAAGTTGAAATTACCAGTGAAGATTATTTGGAAGAAAAAGACCCACAGTTAGATGAGGCCATTAAACAGTTCAAATAG
- a CDS encoding dTDP-4-dehydrorhamnose 3,5-epimerase family protein, with protein MIEDVKIKPLKKYCDDRGFFTEVIKEGEDTFHPVKQTSYTETHPGVIKAFHWHKKQWDVWFVLKGMAQVVLYDLRWGSPTRGKTQVICAGEDNPCLISIPPGVAHGYRVLGNQKVGLLYHTSEVYNPAEPDEERIPFDDPQISFDWSTQNR; from the coding sequence ATGATAGAAGATGTAAAGATTAAGCCTTTAAAAAAATACTGTGACGATCGAGGGTTTTTTACAGAAGTAATCAAGGAGGGGGAAGACACTTTTCATCCTGTTAAACAAACAAGCTACACTGAGACTCATCCTGGAGTAATTAAAGCTTTTCATTGGCACAAAAAACAATGGGATGTCTGGTTTGTTCTAAAGGGCATGGCGCAGGTGGTACTTTATGATTTGCGTTGGGGCTCTCCAACCCGAGGAAAAACTCAAGTGATTTGTGCCGGTGAGGACAATCCATGTTTAATTTCCATTCCACCGGGAGTAGCTCACGGTTATAGAGTTTTAGGTAATCAAAAAGTTGGACTTTTATATCACACAAGTGAGGTCTACAATCCTGCTGAGCCAGATGAAGAAAGAATTCCATTTGATGATCCTCAAATTAGTTTTGATTGGTCCACTCAAAATCGTTAA
- the rfbB gene encoding dTDP-glucose 4,6-dehydratase — MKMLVTGGAGFIGANFVRYVLNKYPQYSVVNLDKLTYAGNLENLKDCEDHPNYKFVKGDILNSELVEHLVDQGIDIIVHFAAESHVDRSVLDPLSFVKTNVLGTHSLLEAARKNNTRFHHISTDEVYGSLSLEDTHKAFHEETPYDPKSPYSSSKAASDHLVRAYFHTYGLPVTISNCSNNYGPLQFPEKVIPLFVTNLIEGKKVPLYGDGKNVRDWIHVNDHCEAVDQIIHRGQLGHTYCVGGNCEKSNFDLTMGILQSMGHGEEMIEYVQDRPGHDRRYAIRSHKAQAELGWQPKISFEEGMRQTVDWYKNNTDWWQRIKSGEYQEYYDRWYNRQ, encoded by the coding sequence ATGAAAATGCTAGTCACTGGGGGGGCAGGTTTTATTGGAGCGAATTTTGTTCGCTATGTTTTGAATAAATACCCACAATACTCAGTGGTTAATTTAGATAAGCTAACTTACGCTGGTAATTTAGAAAATTTAAAAGATTGCGAAGATCACCCAAATTATAAGTTTGTTAAGGGTGATATTTTAAATTCTGAATTGGTTGAGCATTTGGTTGACCAGGGAATTGATATTATCGTTCACTTTGCAGCAGAATCGCATGTAGATCGCTCAGTTTTAGATCCTCTATCTTTTGTGAAAACTAATGTTTTGGGCACACATTCATTATTGGAAGCTGCTCGAAAAAATAATACCCGTTTTCACCATATTTCAACTGATGAAGTTTACGGCTCACTAAGTCTAGAAGATACTCATAAGGCATTTCATGAAGAAACTCCCTATGATCCGAAAAGTCCTTATTCTTCTTCCAAGGCCGCTTCAGACCATTTAGTTCGCGCTTATTTTCATACTTACGGTTTACCTGTTACTATTTCTAATTGTTCCAATAATTACGGACCACTGCAGTTTCCAGAAAAAGTGATCCCTTTGTTTGTGACCAATTTAATTGAAGGTAAAAAAGTTCCACTTTACGGTGATGGCAAGAATGTTCGTGATTGGATTCATGTTAATGATCATTGTGAAGCTGTTGACCAGATTATTCACCGTGGCCAGCTGGGGCACACTTATTGTGTTGGTGGTAATTGTGAAAAGTCCAATTTTGATTTAACTATGGGAATTCTTCAATCTATGGGTCATGGCGAAGAAATGATTGAATATGTGCAGGATCGACCAGGTCATGATCGTCGTTACGCGATTCGTTCACATAAAGCTCAGGCTGAGTTAGGATGGCAACCAAAGATTTCATTTGAGGAAGGTATGCGCCAAACTGTTGATTGGTACAAAAATAATACAGATTGGTGGCAAAGAATTAAATCTGGTGAGTATCAGGAATACTATGACCGTTGGTATAATAGGCAGTAA
- the rfbD gene encoding dTDP-4-dehydrorhamnose reductase, producing the protein MKVLIVGSKGMLGQELAKSFAKFDLTLWDKEEIDITNAEQVKKMIKDLSPDLVINAAAYNAVDDIEENYDLAQKVNVDGPINLAKTAGEEGAVFVHYSTDYVFDGQKQDGYFEHDLPSPISRYGESKFLGEEVLEHNPAGFVIRSSRLFGLPAKSDGGKKSFIELMLKLADEKDELEIVDEEVSNPTYVVDLAEATKDLTTGNYHPGIYHITNEGGCTWCEFAIEIFSQAKKTVKVKPVPSSRFPRPAKRPAHSSLQNTKFPRMRHWKKALKDFLRELEQVNPVFVNVSTSNQGGQEEVDNLPVVEPVVNEKPVEPAVKPEIPLVKPKTVVAPEINLADLKSKVEQIEVSGNLPEEKTKEQHQEVKISIKEEKPQVNINLKQPEKNMKGIILSGGKGSRLYPLTKITSKQLLPVFDKPMILYPMETLVKAGITDILVIVAPEYAGQYLQLLGSGKEWGVKITYEIQDAPKGLPEAFVIGEKFIGEDNVTLILGDNLFFDHDFTEDIISFKNGGRIFAVEVPDPERFGVVEFNSDMSVVSIEEKPKEPKSDYAIPGIYIFDSRVCHIAKGIKPTWRPETDITEVHKAYLGMNELDVRKIRGRWYDAGTFESLLKASNIAATMEYQKKMGYNEGVK; encoded by the coding sequence ATGAAAGTACTTATTGTTGGTTCCAAGGGAATGCTTGGTCAAGAATTGGCAAAATCATTTGCCAAATTTGATCTCACTTTGTGGGATAAGGAGGAAATCGATATTACTAATGCAGAACAAGTTAAAAAGATGATTAAGGACTTGTCACCTGATTTAGTTATTAATGCTGCGGCTTATAACGCAGTTGATGACATTGAAGAAAATTACGATCTTGCTCAAAAAGTAAATGTTGATGGACCAATTAACTTGGCTAAAACAGCTGGTGAAGAAGGCGCTGTTTTTGTACATTATAGTACAGACTATGTGTTTGATGGTCAGAAGCAAGATGGTTATTTTGAACATGATTTACCATCTCCAATTTCTAGATATGGTGAATCGAAATTTTTAGGCGAGGAAGTTTTGGAACACAATCCTGCTGGATTTGTTATTCGATCTTCTCGTCTTTTTGGTTTACCTGCAAAGTCTGATGGTGGAAAAAAGAGTTTTATTGAATTAATGTTGAAATTAGCAGATGAAAAAGATGAACTAGAAATTGTAGATGAGGAAGTAAGTAATCCAACCTATGTGGTTGATTTGGCAGAAGCTACCAAGGATCTGACAACGGGTAATTATCATCCTGGGATTTATCACATTACTAATGAAGGTGGTTGCACGTGGTGTGAGTTTGCTATAGAAATTTTTTCTCAGGCCAAGAAAACAGTAAAAGTAAAACCTGTTCCGAGTAGTCGATTTCCTCGACCAGCTAAACGGCCAGCACATTCTTCTCTGCAAAACACAAAATTCCCTCGTATGCGCCATTGGAAAAAGGCATTAAAAGATTTTTTACGTGAATTGGAGCAGGTAAATCCAGTTTTTGTTAATGTTTCAACTTCTAATCAAGGCGGACAGGAGGAAGTTGATAATTTGCCTGTGGTTGAACCAGTTGTTAATGAAAAGCCAGTTGAGCCTGCTGTGAAACCGGAAATTCCTCTAGTTAAGCCAAAGACAGTTGTTGCCCCAGAAATTAATTTGGCAGATCTTAAGTCAAAAGTTGAACAAATTGAGGTTAGTGGGAATTTGCCGGAAGAAAAAACAAAGGAGCAACATCAGGAAGTGAAAATTTCAATTAAAGAAGAAAAACCACAAGTAAATATTAATTTAAAACAACCAGAAAAAAATATGAAAGGTATAATTTTATCAGGAGGCAAGGGGAGTAGACTTTACCCACTAACCAAAATTACCAGTAAACAATTGTTGCCAGTTTTTGATAAACCTATGATTTTGTATCCTATGGAAACTTTAGTCAAGGCAGGAATTACTGACATTTTAGTTATTGTTGCTCCTGAGTACGCTGGCCAATATTTACAGCTGTTAGGATCTGGAAAAGAGTGGGGCGTGAAAATAACCTATGAAATTCAGGACGCGCCCAAAGGATTGCCAGAAGCATTTGTTATCGGCGAAAAATTTATTGGTGAAGATAATGTGACGTTGATTTTGGGTGATAACCTGTTTTTTGATCATGATTTCACAGAAGACATAATTTCATTTAAAAATGGAGGTAGAATCTTTGCGGTAGAAGTGCCAGACCCAGAACGTTTTGGGGTTGTTGAATTTAATAGTGATATGAGCGTTGTTTCCATTGAGGAAAAACCCAAAGAACCCAAGAGTGATTATGCGATTCCAGGAATTTATATATTTGATAGTCGCGTTTGTCATATTGCCAAAGGGATTAAACCAACTTGGCGGCCTGAAACTGATATTACAGAGGTTCACAAAGCTTATTTAGGTATGAATGAACTTGATGTAAGAAAAATTCGTGGTCGTTGGTATGATGCTGGAACTTTTGAATCTTTATTGAAAGCTTCTAATATTGCAGCTACTATGGAATATCAGAAAAAAATGGGGTATAATGAAGGTGTTAAATAG
- a CDS encoding S8 family serine peptidase, translating to MVNKRLVVILVLLTFMISTTVFAASDPYFSKQWYLQEIMAPDAWTITNGKSSVIVAVLDTGVDVNHPDLANNIWVNTGEIAGDNIDNDSNGYKDDRNGYDFINNRANPEPKITGSFVASAANHGTFVSGLISAVHNNNKGIKGVTANVKIMPLVVLNSSGLGGSSDVADAIDYAVDNGADIINLSFGGDEHSSKLKNAITNAYKNGVLIVAAAGNAAEGETNGIDMSKKPLYPICYDQEFKENKILGVLSSDKSNKVSAFSNYGKDCIDIAAPGEDMVSLLYHDTNYSQFDQAYDTSWNGTSFSAALVSGVAALMKSANSNISPKQIIETVIQESNMLFLNNAKWKGKAGSGVLNAKKAVEAANSLSGGQSTTPSTPNTPVVSTPATFSVPTNTKTGPVTGGSEIIVSTQKSGYSSVNFYNSSFGKKDEIELIKGDQFTGLNIQAIDIDGGGKEIIAGTTRGAQPFVRVINRSGVILSSILAFGNDFKGGVEVAAGDVDGDGEVEIIAAPQSGFSPLVRIFNLKGQLEKEFFAYNKSYKKGINIEVGDVDGDGNLEIICAPHDGIMPKIKIFDHQGNLKKEIIAYAPQFMGGVNISVADVNDDGVADIVTGAGATGGPHVKVFKYNGSVIASFFAYKSSFSGGVEVEAGDWDNDDEVDIITAPGPGGGPHIKIFTNIGGFKAEFFPFSSNFTSGINIAVM from the coding sequence ATGGTCAATAAAAGGCTAGTTGTAATTTTAGTTTTATTAACATTCATGATAAGTACCACAGTTTTTGCTGCCAGTGACCCGTATTTTAGTAAGCAATGGTATTTACAAGAAATAATGGCTCCTGATGCTTGGACAATAACCAATGGTAAATCCTCGGTTATAGTTGCAGTTTTGGATACAGGCGTTGACGTAAATCACCCAGACTTAGCTAATAATATTTGGGTTAATACAGGAGAAATTGCTGGTGATAATATTGATAATGATAGTAACGGTTATAAAGATGATCGTAATGGTTATGATTTTATTAATAATAGAGCTAATCCAGAGCCCAAGATAACTGGAAGTTTTGTGGCTAGTGCTGCTAATCATGGTACCTTTGTTTCAGGTTTGATTTCAGCGGTTCATAACAATAATAAGGGGATAAAGGGAGTGACTGCTAATGTGAAAATAATGCCTTTGGTTGTGTTAAATTCATCTGGTCTGGGAGGATCAAGTGATGTGGCAGATGCAATTGATTATGCGGTTGATAATGGGGCAGATATTATAAATTTAAGTTTTGGTGGCGACGAGCATAGCAGTAAATTAAAAAATGCAATTACGAACGCTTACAAGAATGGAGTTTTGATAGTGGCCGCAGCTGGTAATGCGGCAGAAGGAGAAACTAATGGAATTGATATGTCCAAAAAACCACTATACCCAATTTGCTATGATCAAGAGTTTAAAGAAAATAAAATATTAGGTGTTTTATCCAGCGATAAAAGCAATAAGGTCTCAGCTTTTTCGAATTATGGGAAAGATTGTATAGATATAGCTGCACCAGGCGAAGATATGGTTAGTTTGTTGTATCATGATACAAATTATTCCCAGTTTGATCAGGCTTATGATACCAGTTGGAATGGGACTTCATTTTCGGCAGCATTAGTTTCTGGAGTCGCGGCCTTGATGAAATCAGCTAACAGTAATATATCTCCAAAGCAAATTATTGAAACTGTTATCCAGGAAAGTAATATGTTGTTTTTAAATAATGCTAAATGGAAGGGTAAAGCTGGCTCAGGTGTTTTAAATGCGAAAAAAGCAGTTGAAGCAGCTAACTCTCTTTCCGGTGGACAGTCCACAACTCCCTCAACCCCAAATACACCAGTAGTTTCAACTCCAGCAACTTTCTCAGTTCCAACTAATACTAAAACCGGGCCAGTTACTGGTGGTTCCGAAATTATAGTTTCTACTCAAAAGAGTGGTTATAGTTCAGTAAATTTTTATAATTCATCGTTTGGTAAAAAAGATGAGATTGAACTTATAAAAGGAGATCAATTTACCGGGTTGAATATTCAAGCAATTGATATTGACGGGGGGGGTAAGGAAATAATTGCTGGAACTACAAGAGGCGCTCAACCATTTGTCCGAGTAATAAATCGTTCAGGTGTAATTTTGTCTAGTATTCTAGCTTTTGGTAATGATTTCAAAGGTGGAGTAGAAGTGGCTGCAGGTGACGTAGATGGTGATGGTGAAGTCGAAATAATTGCTGCTCCACAATCAGGATTTAGCCCACTAGTTAGAATATTTAATTTAAAAGGTCAGCTTGAAAAGGAATTTTTCGCTTATAACAAAAGTTACAAAAAGGGAATTAATATTGAAGTTGGTGATGTAGATGGTGATGGTAACTTGGAAATTATTTGTGCACCACATGATGGGATAATGCCTAAGATAAAAATTTTTGATCATCAAGGAAATCTAAAAAAAGAAATTATAGCATATGCGCCACAGTTTATGGGTGGTGTTAATATTTCTGTAGCTGATGTTAATGATGATGGAGTGGCTGATATTGTGACCGGCGCTGGTGCTACTGGCGGTCCACATGTGAAAGTTTTTAAATATAATGGCTCTGTTATTGCTAGCTTTTTTGCTTATAAATCAAGTTTTTCTGGAGGAGTGGAAGTTGAAGCGGGCGACTGGGATAATGATGATGAAGTTGATATTATTACTGCGCCAGGACCAGGTGGCGGGCCACATATTAAAATTTTTACTAACATTGGAGGGTTCAAGGCTGAATTTTTCCCGTTTTCATCTAATTTCACATCTGGTATTAATATAGCTGTAATGTAA
- a CDS encoding HIT family protein: protein MTNCLFCKIASGEIPSQKIYEDDDTLAFLDINPVNPGHVLIIPKEHFVNMAEASGEALRNLISVAPKIAKAVCEALDYKGYNFSTNNGGIAGQEVMHLHFHIIPRKKDDGHPRFIRGGYEEGQMEEIALKINKALK, encoded by the coding sequence ATGACTAACTGCTTGTTTTGTAAAATTGCTAGCGGAGAAATTCCTTCTCAAAAAATTTATGAGGACGATGATACTTTAGCATTTCTAGATATTAATCCAGTGAATCCTGGACATGTTTTAATAATTCCCAAAGAACATTTTGTTAATATGGCAGAGGCTAGTGGAGAGGCATTACGGAATTTAATTAGCGTAGCGCCAAAAATTGCCAAAGCTGTTTGTGAAGCCCTTGATTATAAGGGTTATAATTTCAGTACAAATAATGGTGGCATAGCCGGGCAGGAAGTGATGCATTTACATTTTCATATTATTCCTCGTAAGAAAGATGATGGTCACCCTAGGTTTATTAGAGGTGGATATGAGGAAGGACAAATGGAGGAAATAGCCTTGAAAATAAATAAAGCATTAAAATAA
- a CDS encoding PEGA domain-containing protein, with translation MDIRLRRTISFIFIIAFIVCTPILLLYTTGFRYDLKKGQLQRTGALVLETAPTNAEVLLNDEKAKSKTPARLNNVLPGDYDVKINKPEHYPWQKKLTINTQETTFAEDIILFYQAEPQSINGNNINTWSFSPDNNFLALIVNEFNQEHIYLYNLKNNKKKLVHVSQTPTTKHKIDWSPFGSYFLLTTDSSVTALSTGAPWKNLPVQATAKNFQWDANNYNILYHQTGSNLYETNYLTQATTKIFTLPTQATLLDYYINDSEVFTIEKLNTKYLLTKYPLNTDTTIDLRKIIELNNPNYHFINIFKDKLALFEETDQTIYLANRSLDQIAFHKDGIISHDFLSSKGLLLLQTSQELSYLDLNQDNLEEVTITRYSQGLQNAKWHSLGNYVFMLKDQTVEIIELDDRNGNQTINLPIKQVQDLAVNSNQQLLYYIANNQLWSLALEK, from the coding sequence ATGGACATTAGACTTAGAAGAACAATTTCATTCATCTTTATTATAGCATTTATCGTTTGTACCCCCATACTCCTTTTATACACAACTGGGTTTCGTTATGATTTAAAAAAAGGTCAACTGCAACGAACTGGAGCTTTGGTTTTAGAAACGGCCCCAACAAATGCCGAGGTTTTACTAAACGACGAAAAAGCCAAAAGCAAAACACCAGCCAGACTAAACAACGTCTTACCAGGTGATTATGATGTGAAAATTAACAAGCCAGAACATTATCCCTGGCAAAAAAAATTAACTATAAACACTCAAGAAACAACCTTTGCTGAAGATATAATTTTATTTTATCAGGCTGAACCACAATCTATTAATGGTAATAATATAAACACTTGGAGCTTTTCCCCAGATAATAACTTTTTAGCCTTGATTGTTAATGAGTTTAATCAAGAGCATATTTATTTATATAATTTGAAAAATAACAAGAAAAAGTTAGTTCATGTAAGTCAAACACCAACTACCAAACATAAAATTGACTGGTCACCTTTTGGATCATATTTCTTATTGACAACAGACAGCTCGGTCACTGCCCTATCTACTGGTGCTCCCTGGAAAAACCTTCCAGTACAGGCAACTGCGAAAAATTTTCAATGGGATGCAAATAACTACAATATACTTTACCATCAAACAGGTAGTAATTTATATGAGACAAATTATTTAACACAAGCTACAACGAAAATATTTACTTTACCAACCCAGGCAACTTTGCTTGACTATTATATTAATGATTCTGAAGTGTTCACAATCGAAAAACTCAACACAAAGTATCTTTTGACTAAATATCCGTTAAACACAGACACAACAATTGATTTACGAAAAATCATTGAGTTGAATAATCCTAACTACCACTTCATTAATATTTTTAAAGACAAGCTCGCATTATTTGAAGAAACCGATCAAACTATATATTTAGCGAACCGTTCACTTGATCAAATTGCTTTTCACAAAGACGGAATTATTTCTCATGATTTCCTAAGTTCAAAAGGACTTCTTCTCTTGCAAACATCCCAAGAATTATCCTACCTTGATTTAAATCAAGACAATTTGGAGGAAGTAACTATTACTCGCTACAGCCAAGGATTACAAAATGCTAAATGGCATTCATTAGGCAACTACGTTTTCATGCTCAAAGATCAAACAGTTGAAATAATTGAATTAGATGACCGTAACGGTAATCAAACGATAAATTTACCAATTAAGCAAGTTCAGGATTTAGCTGTAAACTCAAATCAACAACTTTTATATTATATTGCGAATAATCAACTTTGGAGTTTAGCTTTGGAAAAATAA
- a CDS encoding four helix bundle protein, giving the protein MEKKYLGLKDISAYNIAFDLSNDVWEIVVSWDYFAKNTVGMQWVRSVDSMSANIAEGFGRYTKKDKIKFYRYCFGSLKESQDWLEKANIRKFISEDQYKYIEGKLSGLPREMNHLIKYTNEKLEI; this is encoded by the coding sequence ATGGAAAAAAAATATTTGGGATTAAAAGATATTAGTGCATATAATATAGCCTTTGATTTATCTAATGATGTTTGGGAAATTGTAGTTAGTTGGGATTATTTTGCTAAAAATACTGTTGGTATGCAATGGGTAAGATCAGTTGATTCTATGTCGGCAAATATTGCAGAGGGTTTTGGGCGATACACAAAGAAGGATAAGATAAAGTTCTATCGATATTGCTTCGGATCTTTGAAAGAATCTCAAGATTGGTTAGAAAAGGCTAATATTAGAAAATTTATTTCAGAAGACCAGTATAAGTACATTGAAGGTAAATTAAGCGGTCTACCTCGGGAAATGAATCATTTGATTAAGTATACAAACGAAAAATTAGAAATATAA